A DNA window from Vigna angularis cultivar LongXiaoDou No.4 chromosome 1, ASM1680809v1, whole genome shotgun sequence contains the following coding sequences:
- the LOC108322118 gene encoding uncharacterized protein LOC108322118 produces the protein MVTTRSMEEEQHTRDLIAQMQAQIQAQAKTIQAQTQAQQEMQRRHAEEITMLRAERGRAERLAQHSESTADRDNNQYNDNAGSRNQQPSRHTDPNDRERREPSPLRTDRPSNLLPFTAIIMQTPMPEKNPPVLDKYDGSTDPDNHLRIFTNAMVFYTDNDPVMCRAFSLSLKDEALEWYNTLPPNTVDCFTTVENLFKRQYASNRNQEVTPAELVNTKQEKGETLKAFMKRYMETARRVKEVSQSFIITTLPSCLKPGYFAEKLYARPPKTMEELQERITEFIRMEDMRISQRKRQQEDEASGGRKDGKRPFGNNGKSGEFSRTFKFNHYTPLNTPRAKVLEEALNAELLTLQTKPSPRYADERKSCHFHQNRGHTTEECITLKNEIERLVRAGHLRKYIQEARRSPERAYRKNERRRDYSRSPARHRERSVRGVIN, from the coding sequence atggtgaccacgaggagcatggaggAAGAACAACACACCAGAGATTTGATAGCGCAGATGCAGGCGCAAATACAGGCACAGGCCAAAACCATACAAGCACAAACGCAAGCACAACAAGAGATGCAGCGGAGGCACGCAGAAGAAATTACAATGTTGAGAGCAGAGCGAGGTCGTGCCGAACGGTTAGCTCAACACTCGGAGTCCACAGCCGATCGGGATAACAACCAATACAATGATAACGCTGGAAGTCGTAATCAGCAGCCATCTCGACATACTGACCCGAACGATCGGGAAAGAAGGGAACCATCCCCCTTACGGACCGATCGGCCCTCAAATCTGCTCCCTTTCACTGCGATCATCATGCAAACTCCAATGCCAGAGAAGAACCCTCCTGTATTGGATAAGTATGATGGTTCGACGGATCCCGACAATCATCTCAGAATTTTCACCAACGCAATGGTGTTCTACACGGACAATGATCCGGTTATGTGCAGAGCCTTCTCCTTATCACTCAAGGACGAAGCATTAGAGTGGTATAACACTCTTCCCCCAAACACAGTGGATTGTTTCACCACTGTGGAAAACCTTTTTAAAAGGCAATACGCCTCCAATCGTAATCAGGAAGTAACGCCAGCGGAATTGGTAAACACTAAACAGGAAAAGggagaaactttgaaggcctttatgaaaaggtatatGGAAACTGCACGACGAGTTAAAGAGGTAAGTCAATCTTTTATCATCACCACTTTGCCTTCCTGTCTAAAACCAGGGTATTTTGCTGAGAAATTGTATGCACGACCGCCAAAAACAATGGAGGAGCTCCAAGAACGGATAACCGAATTCATCCGCATGGAGGACATGCGAATTTCACAAAGAAAGCGACAACAAGAAGATGAGGCAAGTGGAGGTAGAAAGGACGGTAAACGACCGTTCGGCAATAATGGTAAAAGCGGGGAGTTTTCCcgaacatttaaatttaatcactaTACACCCCTCAACACACCTAGGGCAAAAGTTCTTGAAGAAGCTCTAAACGCTGAACTTCTCACACTCCAAACGAAACCATCTCCAAGATACGCAGATGAAAGGAAGAGTTGTCATTTCCATCAGAATCGTGGACATACTACAGAAGAATGCATTACGCTCAAAAACGAAATAGAACGTCTCGTTCGGGCAGGACACCTCCGTAAGTACATACAGGAAGCAAGAAGAAGTCCCGAACGAGCGTATCGGAAGAACGAACGAAGGCGAGACTATAGTCGCAGTCCTGCTCGCCATCGTGAACGGTCGGTTCGCGGAGTTATAAACTGA